One region of Candidatus Polarisedimenticolaceae bacterium genomic DNA includes:
- a CDS encoding ATP-binding protein produces MSTGSDENRSRLLVPFIVTVDAAALTAIAAGIARGWGGSGQTFALLAALAALAGARPVRFARFKTELTATHPFVLLAVAALGPLAAMVVAVVGLTGVLLRPGRKLKIDRTAFNLGAVVCASAAAAWSYLVTGGQIGGTFWPSLLPLVAATAAYFLVNTGLVTIAVALQQRMPMFEVWRESFEWTAVAYFTGLTLAAAMMAALQAWGTWVVALAIPPCWLLLGFYKAHQEALQEHERRVAEIEALNAELEQKVVLRTHELATALQGLEAANRMLQDANRALTDASNAKSEFLANVSHELRTPLNSVIGFSELMTDPNFGELNPRQLEFLSDIRDSGEHLLALINDILDLSKIEAGKLEVHREDVPIVELLRDSLSMLRPQAGKKRLQLEMRCENDVMARVDPRLVRQVLVNLLSNAVKFTPDDGNVEAAARFEGDDLVVTVTDSGIGIPEEDQEKIFHEFYQVDGSYSRKYQGTGLGLALVRRMMSLHSGAVTVTSRVGKGSCFQCVFPGAKTTGRPAQAMNAPAAHAAASAPEPQDARGLTVLVVEDNPVNRKLARNVLRARGYRVLEADTGEEGIELARRERPHLILMDLQLPGLDGMEATRRLKADPQTREIPVVALSAHAQDADEARAREAGCAGYIAKPIRLSRFPQQVRSYLAPWEGAA; encoded by the coding sequence GTGTCCACGGGGTCCGACGAGAACCGCTCGCGCTTGCTCGTGCCGTTCATCGTGACGGTGGACGCGGCAGCCTTGACCGCGATCGCCGCCGGGATCGCGCGCGGATGGGGCGGCTCGGGCCAGACGTTCGCGCTCCTCGCGGCGCTCGCCGCGCTCGCGGGCGCGCGGCCGGTCCGCTTCGCACGCTTCAAGACCGAGCTGACCGCGACCCACCCGTTCGTCCTCCTCGCCGTCGCCGCCCTCGGGCCGCTCGCCGCGATGGTCGTCGCGGTCGTCGGTCTCACCGGTGTTCTCCTCAGGCCCGGGCGGAAGCTCAAGATCGATCGCACCGCGTTCAACCTCGGCGCGGTCGTCTGCGCCTCGGCCGCGGCGGCGTGGTCGTACCTGGTCACCGGCGGTCAGATCGGCGGGACGTTCTGGCCGAGCCTCCTCCCGCTCGTCGCGGCGACGGCGGCGTACTTCCTCGTCAACACGGGGCTCGTCACGATCGCCGTCGCGCTCCAGCAGCGCATGCCGATGTTCGAGGTCTGGCGCGAGAGCTTCGAGTGGACCGCGGTCGCCTACTTCACCGGACTCACCTTGGCCGCCGCGATGATGGCGGCGCTCCAGGCGTGGGGCACCTGGGTCGTCGCGCTCGCGATCCCGCCGTGCTGGCTCCTCCTCGGCTTCTACAAGGCGCACCAGGAGGCGCTCCAGGAACACGAGCGGCGCGTCGCCGAGATCGAGGCGCTGAACGCCGAGCTCGAGCAGAAGGTCGTCCTCCGCACTCACGAGCTGGCGACCGCTCTCCAGGGGCTCGAGGCGGCGAACCGCATGCTCCAGGACGCGAACCGCGCCCTGACCGATGCGAGCAACGCGAAGAGCGAGTTCCTCGCCAACGTCAGCCACGAGCTGCGAACGCCCCTGAACTCGGTCATCGGCTTCTCCGAGCTCATGACCGATCCGAACTTCGGCGAGCTGAACCCGCGCCAGCTCGAGTTCCTCTCCGACATCCGCGACAGCGGCGAGCATCTCCTCGCGCTCATCAACGACATCCTCGACCTCTCGAAGATCGAGGCCGGCAAGCTCGAGGTGCACCGCGAGGACGTCCCGATCGTCGAGCTTCTCCGCGATTCGCTCTCGATGCTGCGACCGCAGGCGGGGAAGAAGCGCCTGCAGCTCGAGATGCGCTGCGAGAACGACGTCATGGCGCGCGTCGATCCGCGCCTCGTGCGGCAGGTGCTCGTCAACCTTCTCAGCAACGCCGTGAAGTTCACTCCCGACGACGGCAACGTCGAAGCCGCGGCGCGGTTCGAGGGCGACGACCTCGTCGTCACCGTCACCGACTCCGGCATCGGGATCCCCGAGGAAGACCAGGAGAAGATCTTCCACGAGTTCTACCAGGTCGACGGGTCGTACTCACGCAAGTACCAGGGGACCGGCCTCGGCCTCGCTCTCGTGCGCCGCATGATGTCGCTCCACAGCGGCGCCGTGACGGTGACGTCGCGCGTCGGCAAGGGATCGTGCTTCCAGTGCGTCTTCCCCGGCGCGAAGACGACGGGGCGGCCGGCGCAGGCGATGAACGCCCCGGCCGCCCACGCCGCCGCTTCCGCACCCGAGCCGCAGGACGCGCGCGGCCTCACCGTCCTCGTCGTCGAGGACAACCCCGTGAACCGCAAGCTCGCGCGGAACGTCCTGAGGGCGCGCGGCTATCGCGTCCTCGAGGCCGACACCGGCGAAGAGGGGATCGAGCTGGCGCGCCGCGAGCGCCCGCACCTGATCTTGATGGACCTCCAGCTTCCCGGCCTCGACGGCATGGAGGCGACGCGCCGCCTGAAGGCCGACCCGCAGACGCGCGAGATCCCGGTCGTCGCCCTCTCGGCGCACGCGCAGGACGCCGACGAGGCGCGCGCGCGCGAAGCGGGATGCGCGGGCTACATCGCGAAGCCGATCCGCCTCTCCCGGTTCCCGCAGCAGGTCCGGTCTTACCTGGCCCCATGGGAAGGAGCCGCATGA
- a CDS encoding Ig domain-containing protein, with protein MRAPKSGHSRRAGWVLALTLLLLVAARGRSFAAETSLRLVSEPGASAGDGQNLFYTPADGTLSVLYGGASFLFETPDYRTEWVLQFTGLARELPAVGTYRDAWPPYWDDSVPGLVVYGRNGGCDRIRGSFQVKEAVYDDAGNATSFWAVFEQRCAGQRPALRGELRFNADVVVALTAPLGEIVDRDAPLRFDVSATDVEGRPVALTAAGLPSDAAFIDHGDGTGTFSWTPGFDRYGKYDVSFRADNGAGDIDETTTRIEVLGTTSLYIESEPGDPAGEGRLAFFNAGDGRYTTEKNSRAGIDTLFLYLPDYSQSWQLQFGAPFSVPLGVGTYAGATMFPAQDPSMPGLLARGDHYCSTVDGSFDVKQIQYGPVTDIASFWTTFEQHCDGATAALHGELRINADVPLLVTAPEMSSVAEDRALSVDVRAHHKGADPVSLSASDLPPGASFTDNGDDTGTLSWTPSVGQIGRYTVRLAAQDALGDVDRSLTRIQVRLKNDEIEDAIAFSSLPFEYTMDTSGATVGIDDPFDYFCPGYGVASAWYAFHPAKAVSVIATAGLSGPQGSMIAVYIGEKGALQKIACGNGGIRFDATAVHTYYFLVQGGANVFRVAAASTIPPRPANDDIHDATRITATPFVDEVDTSGAWVGRDDPKSCGGRMRTVWYVLKMPAHAQVTASTAGSDYAASVSAWTGSRGALHRIGCEHTALTFEGKKGKTYYLMVDADANDSPPVLRFSVDARTLLDLGLKLNAACSFDPQTSEASVGGQVTCSKPAVVALHGVIRQRTTVATFDVSVSCTGTTAWTAVAVGAPKPLSSGPASVAVDASSLDDVNGNTVRVRKTGSVVLSR; from the coding sequence ATGCGGGCCCCGAAGAGCGGTCATTCCAGGCGCGCCGGCTGGGTGCTGGCGCTCACGCTCCTCTTGCTCGTTGCGGCCCGCGGCCGGTCGTTCGCGGCGGAGACGTCCCTGCGTCTCGTGAGCGAACCGGGGGCGTCCGCCGGCGACGGTCAGAATCTGTTCTACACGCCGGCGGACGGAACTTTGAGCGTCCTGTACGGCGGGGCGTCTTTCCTCTTCGAGACGCCCGACTACCGGACGGAGTGGGTTCTGCAGTTCACGGGGTTGGCGCGCGAGCTGCCGGCCGTCGGCACCTACCGCGACGCGTGGCCGCCCTACTGGGACGATAGTGTGCCGGGGCTCGTGGTCTACGGTCGGAACGGCGGTTGCGACCGTATCCGAGGAAGCTTCCAGGTAAAGGAAGCGGTCTACGACGATGCGGGCAATGCGACGTCCTTCTGGGCGGTGTTCGAGCAGCGTTGCGCGGGCCAGCGGCCGGCACTGCGGGGCGAGCTCAGGTTCAACGCAGACGTCGTCGTCGCGCTGACGGCCCCGCTGGGCGAGATCGTCGACCGGGACGCGCCGCTGCGGTTCGACGTCTCTGCGACCGACGTCGAAGGGCGCCCGGTCGCGCTGACCGCGGCTGGATTGCCGTCGGATGCGGCGTTCATCGACCACGGCGACGGCACGGGAACCTTTTCCTGGACCCCCGGATTCGACCGCTACGGGAAGTACGACGTGAGCTTCCGCGCGGACAACGGCGCCGGAGACATCGACGAGACCACGACGAGAATCGAGGTCCTCGGGACGACGTCGCTCTACATCGAGAGCGAGCCGGGCGATCCCGCGGGGGAGGGGCGTTTGGCGTTCTTCAACGCCGGCGACGGCCGTTACACCACGGAGAAGAATTCGAGGGCGGGTATCGACACTCTCTTTCTGTACCTCCCCGATTACTCACAATCGTGGCAGCTTCAATTCGGGGCACCGTTTTCCGTGCCCCTCGGTGTGGGCACCTACGCGGGGGCGACGATGTTCCCCGCGCAGGATCCTTCCATGCCGGGTCTCCTGGCGCGAGGCGACCACTACTGCTCCACGGTGGACGGAAGCTTCGACGTGAAGCAAATCCAGTACGGACCGGTGACCGACATCGCGTCATTCTGGACGACGTTCGAGCAGCACTGCGACGGGGCCACCGCGGCGCTCCACGGAGAGCTTCGCATCAACGCGGACGTGCCGCTCCTCGTCACCGCGCCGGAGATGTCGTCGGTGGCGGAGGATCGCGCGCTCAGCGTCGACGTGAGGGCGCATCACAAGGGGGCCGATCCGGTCAGCTTGAGCGCGTCCGATTTGCCGCCGGGAGCTTCGTTCACCGACAACGGGGACGACACCGGGACGCTCAGCTGGACGCCTTCCGTGGGGCAGATCGGCCGCTACACGGTGCGGCTCGCCGCGCAGGACGCGCTCGGCGACGTCGATCGCAGCCTCACGCGCATCCAGGTCCGGCTCAAGAACGACGAGATCGAGGACGCGATCGCGTTCTCGTCACTTCCGTTCGAGTACACGATGGATACGAGCGGGGCCACGGTCGGCATCGACGATCCCTTCGACTACTTCTGTCCCGGCTACGGAGTCGCTTCCGCGTGGTACGCGTTCCACCCGGCGAAGGCGGTGTCGGTCATCGCAACCGCCGGCCTGAGCGGTCCGCAAGGATCGATGATCGCGGTCTACATCGGCGAAAAGGGAGCGCTCCAGAAGATCGCTTGCGGCAACGGTGGCATCCGATTCGATGCCACGGCGGTGCACACCTACTACTTCCTCGTGCAAGGGGGCGCAAACGTTTTTCGCGTCGCGGCCGCCTCGACCATCCCGCCACGACCCGCAAACGACGACATCCACGACGCGACGCGAATCACCGCCACGCCGTTCGTGGACGAGGTCGACACGAGCGGTGCGTGGGTCGGGAGGGACGACCCCAAGAGCTGCGGTGGTCGCATGCGCACGGTGTGGTACGTGCTGAAGATGCCGGCGCACGCGCAGGTGACCGCGAGCACCGCCGGGAGCGACTACGCGGCGTCCGTCTCCGCGTGGACGGGCTCGCGCGGGGCGCTCCATCGCATCGGTTGCGAGCACACGGCGTTGACCTTCGAAGGCAAGAAGGGCAAGACCTACTACCTCATGGTCGACGCCGATGCCAACGACTCTCCGCCTGTCTTGCGATTCTCGGTCGACGCCCGCACTCTGCTCGACCTCGGCTTGAAGTTGAATGCCGCGTGCTCCTTCGACCCGCAGACCAGTGAAGCTTCCGTGGGTGGCCAGGTTACATGCTCCAAGCCGGCGGTCGTTGCCCTCCATGGGGTGATTCGGCAGCGGACGACCGTCGCGACGTTCGACGTGTCGGTGTCGTGCACTGGAACCACCGCGTGGACGGCCGTGGCCGTCGGAGCGCCCAAGCCGCTCAGCTCGGGGCCGGCTTCCGTCGCCGTCGATGCGTCCTCGCTCGACGACGTGAACGGGAACACCGTCCGGGTGCGCAAGACCGGAAGCGTCGTCCTGAGTCGGTAA
- a CDS encoding GNAT family N-acetyltransferase — MAVAIEHVQDVAAWIRGEVPAWAFGVRYTAAHSLRTAVGDPYGQPFEYSPRYAGMRLMRAIEDGRAVGFALYERSEELAKRHLHHIARDPGCKGRRINAALFRAVLDAMRERPILPWPITQDGRLALIRWESLDDEAGEWQYWEA, encoded by the coding sequence TTGGCCGTCGCGATCGAGCACGTCCAGGACGTCGCCGCCTGGATCCGCGGAGAGGTACCGGCGTGGGCGTTCGGCGTGCGTTACACCGCGGCGCACAGCCTGAGGACCGCCGTCGGCGACCCGTACGGGCAGCCCTTCGAGTACTCGCCGCGCTACGCCGGCATGCGCCTCATGCGCGCGATCGAGGACGGCCGCGCGGTCGGCTTCGCCCTCTACGAGCGCAGCGAGGAGCTGGCGAAGCGTCACCTCCACCACATCGCCCGCGACCCCGGCTGCAAGGGACGCAGGATCAACGCCGCCCTCTTCCGGGCGGTCCTGGACGCGATGCGCGAGCGGCCGATCCTCCCGTGGCCGATCACCCAGGACGGCCGCCTGGCGCTGATCCGCTGGGAATCGCTCGACGACGAAGCCGGCGAGTGGCAGTACTGGGAGGCGTGA
- a CDS encoding hybrid sensor histidine kinase/response regulator, with protein sequence MNATATKTHDVLVVDDDPRNRRLLEEYLVSAGYEVRLAPDGESALRMAAERPPDLVLLDVMMPDLSGLEVCRRLKADPRTRLAQVVLVTALDGTPHKVEGLDTGADDYVAKPVRREEFMAKVRSLLRARRLMAELEEARATLAARNAKLEELEALKETLTQTLVHDLKNPLAAVLGNLELMERKVGEPALHLVVRSKAAAWRMHQMILNLLDVGQLEEGKLHLNLESVDARTLVKKACQEMEHASTHRKVSFDIAVGGEEGTIRGDAAILRRVIDNLLSNAIEHSPTDGKISVKVIPCDEGVEIAVADQGRGVPPEFRERIFEKFQRLESRKTVPGANRGLGLTFCRLAVEAHGGTIWVDDAPGGGAMFRALLPSSEEGAGEMSAERKAAG encoded by the coding sequence ATGAACGCCACAGCGACCAAGACGCACGACGTCCTCGTCGTCGACGACGACCCCAGGAACCGTCGCCTGCTCGAGGAGTACCTCGTCAGCGCCGGCTACGAGGTCCGTCTCGCCCCCGACGGCGAGAGCGCGCTCAGGATGGCGGCCGAGCGTCCTCCCGACCTGGTTCTCCTGGACGTGATGATGCCCGACCTCTCCGGCCTCGAAGTCTGCCGGCGCCTGAAGGCCGACCCGCGCACGCGCCTCGCCCAGGTCGTCCTCGTGACGGCCTTGGACGGCACGCCGCACAAGGTCGAAGGCCTCGACACGGGCGCCGACGACTACGTCGCCAAGCCCGTGCGCCGCGAGGAGTTCATGGCGAAGGTTCGCTCGCTCCTGCGCGCGCGCCGCCTGATGGCGGAGCTCGAGGAAGCCCGCGCCACGCTCGCCGCGCGGAACGCGAAGCTCGAGGAGCTCGAAGCGCTCAAGGAGACGCTCACCCAGACCCTCGTCCACGACCTCAAGAACCCGCTCGCCGCGGTGCTCGGCAACCTCGAGTTGATGGAACGCAAGGTCGGCGAGCCCGCGCTCCACCTCGTCGTGCGCTCGAAGGCCGCCGCGTGGCGCATGCACCAGATGATCCTGAACCTCCTCGACGTCGGACAGCTCGAGGAAGGCAAGCTCCACCTCAACCTCGAATCGGTCGACGCGCGCACGCTCGTCAAGAAGGCATGCCAGGAGATGGAGCATGCGTCCACTCACCGCAAGGTGAGCTTCGACATCGCCGTCGGCGGCGAAGAGGGGACGATCCGCGGCGATGCCGCGATCCTGCGCCGCGTCATCGACAACCTCCTCTCGAACGCGATCGAGCACTCGCCCACCGACGGCAAGATCAGCGTCAAGGTCATCCCGTGCGACGAAGGGGTCGAGATCGCCGTCGCCGACCAGGGCCGCGGCGTCCCGCCGGAATTCCGCGAGCGCATCTTCGAGAAGTTCCAGCGCCTCGAGAGCCGCAAGACCGTCCCCGGCGCCAATCGCGGTCTCGGCCTCACGTTCTGCCGTCTCGCCGTCGAGGCGCACGGCGGCACCATCTGGGTCGACGACGCCCCCGGCGGCGGCGCGATGTTCCGTGCGCTCCTTCCTTCGTCGGAAGAAGGGGCCGGGGAGATGAGCGCCGAGCGGAAGGCGGCGGGCTAG
- a CDS encoding kelch repeat-containing protein — MGPSRGLASLLVVASLGAASFAALSPATDDRVAARRAVEQVYWNHRLWPDDNPQAKPMFDQVVPDSAVRARVEETWRKAAALEVLSGRPVTPAMLQVELDRMARSTRAPLVLREIFDALGNDPARIVDAVVRPALTERLLREAYGDGFDAWWNDVRMTFAAAPSPLSSAEFVLPTIGGDACTPLAWEPTCCADGPPDGATGAQAVWTGSEMIVWGGASAAVNAPLGKRYDPATDTWTAMAVANEPSARIQHTAVWTGSEMIVWGGGAPDGSAALGTGGRYNPSTDTWASTSTAGSAPSPRGLHTAVWTGTRMIVWGGGEGSVDLRTGARYDPATDSWAATSVAGQAPDARHAHTAVWTGSRMIVWGGNSSSVGLLATGALYDPAADTWSATKPQGAPGARYAHTAVWTGTVMIVWGGLDSLGSGINSGGRYDPAQNKWTATSTGAGVPTGRFSHTAVWTGTRMLIWGGNDNGPAHQLGDGARYDPASDTWTSMSLAGAPAARRSHVGVWTGTRLVVWGGETGFSSVERLDSGGRYDPVADTWLPTRTNPSDPKRTSHTATWTGAELIVFGGIRSFTTSPAQVADPRRYDPATDTWSMTASTNVPSIRSGHIAVWTGSEVIVWGGTNGTDLGDGGRYDPAADTWTPIPAAGGPSPRSGHTAVWTGARMVIWGGGASTNTGALYDPGSGSWSTTSVGANVPSGRSGHSAVWTGHEMVVWGGGTANTGGRYIPAQDAWLPTSTAGAPSGRQYHTAVWTGSKMIIWGGLVGPGNTSTGGAYDPFNDAWTPTSLASGVPTGRSNHAAAWTGTEMVVWGGNSSGTMLGDGGRYDPATDSWTPIGAGATSPSPRRGHSASWIGTEVLVWGGDDGNEFFNTGAGLCLDSCASPGFWYPDVDGDGFGAIGVTVQACNAPAGYVMTSGDCDDRRPEIHPGAAEICNALDDNCDGTVDEGFPVAGSPGLLVNHAGDSALLSWSPAGGVAFDVEDGVIEYLKSFGTFTYSCQLGVVSNYAGTSVTDPRVNGVGQTLYYLVRGHSCSGAIGSWSSGAPSELAGRDSELSVPHGTCP; from the coding sequence ATGGGCCCCTCGAGAGGTCTCGCGTCTCTCCTCGTCGTGGCTTCACTCGGTGCGGCAAGCTTCGCCGCGCTCTCGCCGGCAACGGACGATCGCGTCGCCGCGCGGCGCGCGGTCGAGCAGGTCTACTGGAATCACCGGCTGTGGCCCGATGACAATCCGCAGGCCAAGCCGATGTTCGATCAGGTCGTTCCGGACTCGGCCGTCCGTGCGCGTGTCGAGGAGACGTGGCGCAAGGCCGCCGCCCTCGAGGTTCTCAGCGGCCGGCCGGTCACCCCCGCGATGCTTCAGGTCGAGCTCGACCGCATGGCGCGATCGACGCGAGCGCCGCTCGTCCTTCGCGAGATCTTCGACGCCTTGGGAAACGATCCGGCCCGGATCGTCGACGCCGTAGTGCGTCCCGCGCTGACCGAGCGTCTCCTGCGCGAGGCCTACGGCGACGGGTTCGACGCATGGTGGAACGACGTGCGGATGACCTTCGCCGCGGCGCCTTCTCCTCTGTCCTCGGCGGAATTCGTCCTCCCGACGATCGGTGGCGACGCGTGTACGCCTCTTGCGTGGGAGCCGACGTGCTGCGCCGATGGTCCGCCTGACGGCGCGACGGGCGCGCAGGCGGTATGGACGGGCTCGGAGATGATCGTCTGGGGCGGGGCGAGCGCGGCGGTGAATGCGCCGCTCGGCAAGCGATACGACCCGGCAACGGACACGTGGACCGCGATGGCGGTCGCCAACGAGCCGAGCGCGCGTATCCAGCACACCGCCGTCTGGACGGGGAGCGAGATGATCGTGTGGGGCGGGGGTGCCCCCGACGGAAGCGCGGCGCTCGGTACCGGCGGACGGTACAACCCGTCCACCGACACGTGGGCCTCGACCTCGACCGCAGGAAGCGCGCCTTCGCCGCGCGGGTTGCACACCGCAGTGTGGACCGGGACCCGCATGATCGTTTGGGGAGGCGGTGAAGGCTCGGTCGATCTGCGCACGGGAGCGCGGTACGACCCGGCGACCGATAGCTGGGCCGCGACTTCCGTTGCGGGCCAAGCGCCCGACGCTCGACATGCGCACACCGCGGTGTGGACCGGATCACGGATGATCGTGTGGGGTGGAAATAGCAGTTCGGTCGGCCTGCTCGCCACGGGTGCCCTGTACGACCCCGCGGCCGATACATGGAGTGCGACCAAGCCGCAGGGAGCGCCGGGGGCGCGATACGCTCACACCGCAGTGTGGACCGGGACCGTGATGATCGTCTGGGGCGGCCTGGATAGCCTGGGAAGCGGCATCAACTCGGGCGGTCGCTACGACCCCGCGCAGAACAAGTGGACCGCGACGTCGACGGGAGCGGGCGTGCCGACCGGGCGGTTCTCGCACACGGCGGTGTGGACGGGAACGCGGATGCTGATCTGGGGTGGCAACGACAATGGGCCCGCTCACCAGCTCGGGGACGGGGCCCGGTACGACCCGGCTTCGGATACCTGGACTTCCATGTCGCTCGCGGGAGCGCCGGCGGCCCGCAGGTCCCACGTCGGCGTCTGGACCGGGACGCGGCTCGTCGTGTGGGGAGGCGAGACGGGGTTCAGCTCCGTCGAGCGCCTCGACAGCGGAGGACGGTACGACCCGGTGGCGGACACGTGGCTCCCGACGCGCACCAATCCTTCCGATCCGAAGCGAACGTCCCATACGGCGACCTGGACCGGGGCCGAGCTGATCGTCTTCGGGGGGATCCGGAGCTTCACCACCTCCCCTGCTCAGGTCGCGGATCCCCGGCGTTATGACCCGGCGACCGACACCTGGTCGATGACCGCGTCGACGAACGTTCCGTCGATACGGAGCGGACACATTGCGGTGTGGACCGGATCCGAAGTCATCGTCTGGGGCGGCACGAACGGCACGGACCTCGGCGACGGCGGGCGCTACGACCCGGCGGCGGATACCTGGACGCCGATTCCCGCCGCCGGCGGACCGTCGCCGCGCAGCGGCCACACCGCCGTTTGGACCGGAGCGCGGATGGTGATCTGGGGCGGCGGAGCGAGCACGAACACCGGGGCGCTCTACGATCCCGGAAGCGGGAGCTGGTCGACGACCTCGGTGGGGGCGAATGTGCCCAGCGGGCGTTCCGGGCATTCGGCCGTCTGGACGGGCCACGAGATGGTCGTCTGGGGCGGAGGCACGGCGAACACCGGTGGGCGTTACATCCCGGCGCAGGATGCATGGCTTCCGACTTCCACCGCCGGCGCGCCGTCTGGACGTCAGTATCACACCGCGGTCTGGACCGGATCGAAGATGATCATCTGGGGCGGCCTCGTAGGTCCCGGCAACACGAGCACCGGTGGCGCGTACGACCCGTTCAACGATGCCTGGACGCCGACCTCGCTCGCGAGCGGTGTCCCCACGGGCCGCTCCAACCACGCGGCCGCGTGGACCGGAACCGAGATGGTGGTCTGGGGCGGCAACTCGTCGGGAACGATGCTGGGCGACGGAGGGCGTTACGACCCCGCGACCGACTCTTGGACCCCGATCGGCGCCGGCGCGACGTCGCCCTCGCCGCGCCGCGGACACTCGGCGAGCTGGATCGGCACCGAAGTGCTCGTCTGGGGCGGCGACGACGGAAACGAGTTCTTCAACACGGGCGCGGGACTCTGCCTCGACTCCTGCGCCTCGCCCGGTTTCTGGTATCCCGACGTCGACGGCGACGGGTTCGGTGCGATCGGCGTCACGGTGCAGGCCTGCAACGCGCCGGCCGGCTACGTGATGACGAGCGGCGACTGCGATGATCGGCGCCCCGAGATCCATCCGGGCGCCGCCGAGATCTGCAACGCGCTGGACGACAACTGCGACGGCACGGTGGACGAAGGCTTTCCGGTCGCAGGATCGCCCGGACTCCTCGTGAACCACGCCGGGGACTCGGCGCTCCTGTCATGGAGCCCCGCCGGTGGCGTGGCCTTCGACGTCGAGGATGGGGTCATCGAGTATCTCAAGTCGTTCGGGACGTTCACCTACTCGTGCCAGCTCGGAGTCGTGTCGAATTACGCGGGGACCTCGGTCACCGATCCACGTGTCAACGGCGTCGGCCAAACGCTCTACTACCTCGTCCGCGGTCATAGCTGCAGCGGCGCCATCGGGAGCTGGAGCAGCGGCGCGCCGTCCGAGCTGGCCGGACGCGATTCCGAGCTGTCCGTCCCGCACGGGACGTGTCCCTGA
- a CDS encoding CPXCG motif-containing cysteine-rich protein, which yields MSEPAEDEVSVQCPYCGEWQSVFLDPESVGEMVQDCEVCCEPWQMTVRRGRDGKLAVSLRRA from the coding sequence ATGTCCGAGCCTGCGGAAGACGAAGTTTCCGTCCAGTGCCCCTACTGCGGGGAGTGGCAGTCCGTCTTCCTCGACCCCGAGTCCGTCGGTGAGATGGTCCAGGATTGCGAAGTGTGCTGCGAGCCCTGGCAGATGACGGTGCGTCGCGGCCGCGACGGGAAGCTCGCCGTGAGCCTGCGCCGCGCCTGA